A window from Osmia lignaria lignaria isolate PbOS001 chromosome 8, iyOsmLign1, whole genome shotgun sequence encodes these proteins:
- the LOC117608760 gene encoding vasoactive intestinal polypeptide receptor 2 encodes MDLYKDFDITNLTNQDIQKRILKIKADQCHKGNISMPGWCPEIWDEILCWPSTAPGDLAILSCPSYVAGFEFQANASKQCMPDGQWFWNNGTNSLWSNYSQCYRNPLVTLVMKLPGGQENNDTLIKKFVPIVKTISKVGYTVSFFTLVVAFFILAVIKKLRCPRNMLHMHLFASFMLRAFMALLKDILFVSGIALASDLMIINGETYWLVAEESTWMCKVFISFWQYFILANYFWILMEGLYLHNLVFFALFTDVNSSIIGYVCLGWGLPAMFVSCWIVARVMLDNSYCWTTHEYPYLFLLIRVPTTLSILINFVLFVNIVRVLLLKLKSTVSEETQRYKRWAKSTLVLVPLFGVHYTLFLGMSYSIGMNETVEVVWLFCDQLFASFQGFFVAVLYCFLNGEVRTEVSRAIRSQRLPRVRGRWISRRFAHSGSTYSCNGSKLGKRSKQPRWWKDPWLCFLHDRTARRSTHSMASTQDIGTRGGSLASSRGYLEIAGNAQGAHPGNESQQRANHTSPLYSKYTDQSLLSFCSNVSEATPCTGSNVERFVRDQHRWSDSECCHLAYELHNLHHGPP; translated from the exons ATGGACTTATAC AAGGATTTCGATATCACCAATTTAACCAACCAGGATATCCAGAAACGGATTCTGAAAATAAAAGCAGATCAGTGCCACAAAGGAAACATTTCAATGCCGG GATGGTGTCCAGAGATATGGGATGAAATATTGTGCTGGCCATCGACTGCGCCTGGAGATCTGGCTATTTTATCATGTCCATCGTACGTTGCTGGATTCGAATTCCAG GCCAACGCGTCCAAACAGTGCATGCCTGATGGCCAGTGGTTTTGGAACAACGGGACCAACAGCCTCTGGAGCAATTACAGCCAGTGTTATCGAAATCCATTAGTAACTCTGGTGATGAAGCTGCCCGGTGGTCAAGAGAACAACGATACCCTTATCAAG AAATTTGTCCCAATAGTGAAGACCATTTCCAAAGTTGGCTACACGGTTTCCTTTTTCACCCTGGTGGTCGCCTTTTTCATTCTGGCAGTGATCAA GAAATTGAGGTGTCCTCGTAACATGCTGCACATGCACCTTTTCGCCTCGTTCATGCTGAGGGCGTTCATGGCACTGCTGAAGGACATCCTGTTCGTTTCCGGGATCGCTCTCGCCTCGGACCTGATGATCATAAACGGGGAAACCTACTGGCTGGTCGCCGAGGAAAGCACGTGGATGTGCAAAGTGTTCATCAGCTTCTGGCAGTATTTCATCCTGGCCAACTACTTCTGGATATTAATGGAGGGGCTGTATTTGCACAACTTGGTGTTCTTTGCACTCTTCACCGATGTGAACTCAAGCATCATTGGCTATGTGTGCCTTGGATGGG GTCTGCCAGCTATGTTCGTGTCCTGCTGGATCGTCGCAAGAGTAATGCTCGACAACAGTTATTGTTGGACCACCCACGAGTATCCTTACCTCTTTCTTTTGATTCGAGTGCCTACCACGTTGTCCATCCTG ATCAACTTCGTGCTCTTTGTGAACATAGTCAGAGTCCTTCTACTGAAGCTGAAATCCACGGTTTCCGAGGAAACACAGAGATACAA GAGATGGGCAAAAAGTACCTTGGTGTTGGTGCCACTCTTCGGCGTCCATTACACACTGTTCCTGGGGATGTCGTACAGTATCGGTATGAACGAGACTGTGGAAGTTGTGTGGCTGTTCTGCGACCAATTATTCGCATCTTTCCAG GGCTTTTTCGTAGCTGTGCTGTACTGTTTCCTGAACGGGGAAGTGCGAACCGAGGTGTCCAGGGCGATCAGAAGCCAAAGATTACCCCGCGTCCGCGGCAGGTGGATCTCCAGACGGTTCGCCCACTCGGGAAGTACTTATAGCTGTAACGGTTCGAAACTTGGCAAACGTTCGAAGCAACCGCGTTGGTGGAAAGACCCGTGGCTCTGTTTCCTTCACGACAGGACCGCTCGGCGATCAACTCACTCGATGGCGAGTACACAAG ATATTGGTACGCGAGGAGGTAGTCTAGCGAGCAGCAGGGGTTATCTGGAGATCGCCGGGAACGCGCAGGGTGCACATCCGGGAAATGAAAGTCAACAACGAGCGAATCACACGTCACCTTTGTACAGCAAATACACAGATCAATCGTTACTATCCTTTTGCTCCAAC GTTTCAGAGGCAACACCGTGTACAGGTTCGAACGTGGAGAGGTTCGTACGAGACCAGCATCGTTGGAGCGACTCAGAGTGCTGTCACCTTGCCTACGAGTTGCACAATTTGCATCATGGCCCCCCATGA
- the LOC117608762 gene encoding protein obstructor-E, which translates to MPSKTIVHLVIACGLLSRIESASQYHVLSQFGQSNQVDHSISSRQHSSCPEKNGRFPVPSQCDAYIECIDGVAEEKLCPEGLLFNPDARFNYPCGYPIDIDCEGRQSRQSPQPTDDCPHQYGYFKVGDHTHCGQFVNCAAGIGYKFDCPEGLAFNPESYRCDWPDQVPDCDAEAFLGFQCPEDTSNSYYGNEIKFYRSPHDCQRYYVCVNGKPRLQNCGEGNAFNELINACDGAENVTGCEPPESTILDRTKKPLRL; encoded by the exons ATGCCCTCGAAGACGATCGTTCATCTGGTGATCGCCTGCGGCCTTCTCAGCCGTATTGAAT ctgCAAGTCAATATCACGTGTTATCACAATTTGGACAGAGTAATCAAGTGGATCATAGTATATCGTCGAGGCAACATTCCTCTTGTCCAGAGAAGAATGGTCGTTTTCCAGTTCCTTCCCAGTGTGACGCTTATATAGAATGCATCGATGGAGTTGCTGAAGAAAAGCTGTGCCCAGAGGGTCTGTTGTTTAATCCAGATGCGAGATTCAATTATCCCTGTGGGTATCCCATAGATATTGACTGCGAGGGCAGACAGAGTAGAC agTCACCACAGCCAACAGACGATTGCCCTCATCAATATGGCTACTTCAAGGTCGGAGATCACACCCATTGCGGTCAGTTCGTGAACTGTGCAGCGGGTATTGGGTACAAATTTGATTGTCCCGAGGGATTAGCTTTTAATCCTGAGAGTTATCGGTGCGATTGGCCCGATCAAGTTCCAGACTGCGACGCCGAAG CATTCTTGGGCTTCCAATGTCCGGAGGATACGTCCAACTCTTATTACGGCAATGAGATCAAGTTTTACCGTAGCCCCCACGACTGCCAGCGGTATTACGTCTGCGTGAATGGCAAGCCGCGATTACAGAATTGCGGAGAAGGAAACGCGTTCAACGAGTTGATCAATGCCTGTGACGGTGCAGAAAATGTCACAGGATG CGAACCACCGGAATCGACGATCTTGGACAGAACGAAGAAACCATTACGCTTATGA